The nucleotide sequence AGCCCTCCCGCCGCGCCCCACGATCCGGATATCGATGACGGCATCGACCTGCGAGAGCTGATCGGCATCGTGCTGGCCGGCTGGCCCTATATCGTGGTGGCCACGGTACTGGGCATTGCCGCGGCGGTGGGCTATCTGTTCATCACCGCCCCCACCTATGTCACCGACGCCTTGGTGCAGGTGGAAAACAACCAGAACAGCGCCCGCATCGCCTTCGCCCAGACCGCCGATTCCGTCCTCAGTGAAGTGCCGGTGGCGGCCGAGATCGAGATCCTCCGCAGCCGACTGGTACTGGGCAAGGTGGTCGACAAGCTGGGCTTGGATATCGCCGCCATACCGCTGAGACTGCCCTACCTGGGTGCCGCCTTTGCTCGTCGCCATGCTGGTGAGGGTTTCGCCACGGCGCCGCCGCTGCTCGCACTGTTCAACCGCAGCGAGTACAGCTGGGGCGGCGAGCGCATCACGGTGACCTCCCTGCAGGTGCCTGCCGCCATGGTGGGCGCGCCGCTGTTCATTCTGGCGCAGGCCGATGGCCAGTTTTCGATTGTCGATGCCGACTACCAGCCCCTGATCTCCGGCACTGTCGGCCAGCGGCTCACCACCCAGGTGAATGGCGAAACGCTGTCGATCTTCGTGCAGGAACTGGTGGCAGCACCTGGCAAGGTCTTTATGGTCCGCAAGGTACGCCGCGAATCCGCCATCGGCCGGGTCCAGAGCAATCTGGTCGCCACCGCATCCCGCAGCGCCGAGGGCATTGTCACCCTGCGATACCAGGGCGGCGATCCACAACAGATCACCCGGGTGCTGACCGAAATCCTCAATGTCTACCAGAGCCAGAACATTGATCGCCGCTCAGCCGAAGCCGAGCAGACCCTGGACTTTCTGAGCCAACAGTTGCCCGAACTGCGCAAGGAAGTCGAAACCGCCGAGGCCCGGCTCAACCAGTTCAAGGTGGCGCAAGGCACCGCCGACCTGACGCAGGAAACCGCCGCAGTACTGACCCGCAGCGTGGAGCTGGAACAAGCCAAAGCTGCACTGGTGCAAGAGCGCACGGAAGCCCTGCAGCGCTTCACCGTGAACCACCCGGTGATCGAATCACTGGATTCACAAATCGCGCAGCTCAATGCCCAGATCGGGCGTATCACGGAACGTGTGCGCAAGCTGCCGGATATCGAACAGAAGGCGCTGCAACTTTCGCGCGACCTCGAGGTGAGCACCGCGCTCTACATCAGCCTGCTCAACCGCACGCAGGAGCTGGAGGTGGTGAAGAGCGGCACCATCGGCAGCATCCGCATTATCGACCTGCCGGTAAAGCCGGTGTGGCCATCCGC is from Flagellatimonas centrodinii and encodes:
- a CDS encoding Wzz/FepE/Etk N-terminal domain-containing protein is translated as MTDRPTSPPAAPHDPDIDDGIDLRELIGIVLAGWPYIVVATVLGIAAAVGYLFITAPTYVTDALVQVENNQNSARIAFAQTADSVLSEVPVAAEIEILRSRLVLGKVVDKLGLDIAAIPLRLPYLGAAFARRHAGEGFATAPPLLALFNRSEYSWGGERITVTSLQVPAAMVGAPLFILAQADGQFSIVDADYQPLISGTVGQRLTTQVNGETLSIFVQELVAAPGKVFMVRKVRRESAIGRVQSNLVATASRSAEGIVTLRYQGGDPQQITRVLTEILNVYQSQNIDRRSAEAEQTLDFLSQQLPELRKEVETAEARLNQFKVAQGTADLTQETAAVLTRSVELEQAKAALVQERTEALQRFTVNHPVIESLDSQIAQLNAQIGRITERVRKLPDIEQKALQLSRDLEVSTALYISLLNRTQELEVVKSGTIGSIRIIDLPVKPVWPSAKAGVAIRPQPLEVSHHRPAGRPGAGHRYRLSHPPAAQRRG